From Pseudoalteromonas piratica:
ATTTAGCACTGGAGCTGGCAATATCCACCCGATGCGTCTGTTCAGTTGTCAGTTCACTGTCTTTTAGTAATTGCAGCATGCCAAGCACACCGTTCATAGGTGTACGAATTTCATGACTCATATTCGCTAAAAATTCTGATTTTAATTTTGTGGCGGCTTCTGCTTTTTGTAACGCTTCTTTTAGTTCATTGGCTTGTTGAGCAAGTGATGCTGTTTTTTCAGCAACTTGTTCTTCAAGTGCGGTTACAAATTGTTTTTGTCTCGTGATTTCATTTTGTTGTAAGCGTGTTCTCAAATAAATAACTAAGAAAATCAAAGCTAAAATGATGATGGAGTAAGTGGTATAAGCCCACCAGCTTTTAAAGGGTGATGGCGAGACATGGAGGTTGATTGATAATTCATTTTCATTCCACTTTCCCGAGCTGTTAGTGGCCCTAACACGCAATGTGTAGTCTCCACCATCTAGGTTAGTGAATGCAGCTGAATTACTATTGCCAAGTTCAATCCAATTATCGTCATACCCTTCTAATTTATACGCATATTGGTTTTTATTTGGCGCGCTAAAATCAAGCACAGAGAATTCAAATGAGACAAAATAATCTTGGTAGGATAAGTCGATATCGGTGACATACGAATATGGTGTTGCAAGCTTTTGACGCTCCCCCATTTTACTAAAGCCTGTAAGCACTATATTCGGCGATTTAGTTTGTTTATCTTCCAGATCAGTGTTGAAGTATTCGACCCCACGTTGGCTACTGGTAAATAAAGTATCGTTTGCCCCAACGACTAAACTATTGGCATAGTAGTTAGAGCCTAAAATGCCTTCTCGCCCATCGTAATTAGTCACCTCACCCGTGTGAGGATTGAGCTTAGAAATACCTTTATTGGTTGTGAGCCATAAATTGCCATTTTCATCATCAACAACCGCTCGGATCAGTGACGTAGGCAAGCCATTTAATTCACTAAAGTGTTCAAACTGTTGGGTGTGTGGCAAATAACGGTTTAATCCTTTTTGTGTGGCTATCCAAATATCGCCATTTTTTGCTTGGTAAATATCTTGTACGATACTGCCCAGTAAACTAGTGTCGTCATTGTCTTCCATTTTAAACACACGAAAACGTTGTTCTTTAGGAAGCCAAAGGCTTATACCAGCCCCCGTACCTACCCACATATTGTGTTCGTTATCGTAAAAAAGTTTTAAAACTTCCGGATGAGATAATCCGTGTTGATTATTCAAATGCTCGAATGTTTGTGTCTTTGTATTGTAAAGATAAACGCCATTTTTATAGGTACCAATCCAAAGGTTCCCCTTATTGTCAAAAGCAAGGGAACGTAATTCACGAAACTCCTGATAGTTTTCTGCCGTTTTAGGATAATGGATGATTTCAACCTGTTTGCTCACAAGGTTAATTTTTGCTAGCCCCTGATCTTGCGCTAGCCAAAGTGTTTCGGGGTCTTGTTTCAGCAAAATAGGCTTTTCAACAGCACCACTATTTATAAGGCCGTTTTCTTTTGTAAAGATCGGTTCGAAAAGGCTTTCTAACATTTGTGCACGAACATGCCATTTAAATAACGCAGAAGAAGAGGAAGCAATCACTATGTCGCCATTTTCATCGACTAAAAACCCATTAGGCGAAGCCAGTTTAGGGCTATTAATCGATTTAAACTTACGCTGTGGTGTTAATTTAAAAATGCCATGCACTTCGTTAGTAATCCAAATCACCCCATACGAATCTTCAAAAATAATGCGAAAGCCATTGCTGTAGCCTAAATTGAGCTTCTCCAACGACTCGATACTATTATCATATCGATAAATACCAGACGCTGTAACGAACCAAATGTAACCTTCGCGGTCTTCAATCATCGAATTAACTTGACCAAGTGGTTGTTTTTCAGCGCTTAATATTGGAGTAAATATCCCTGTATTCGCCTCGAAAATAAACGGACCTTGTTGGGTTGCAACATAAAAGGTGTTTTTCTTAGAGATTAAAATACTTCTTATCTCATTTGCATCTGTTGGGGTTTTATTGGCAGGATCTGGATAAAAGTGCGAAAACGCTTTGGTATTTTTATTAAATCGGTTCAAACCATAGCTCGTTGCGACCCACAAGTGTGCATCGTCTGCGTCCGCAATATCCCAAATGCGATTATGCGATAAACTTGTATCGCCGCCGTCTGTTTTAATGATGGATTCAAACTGGTTATTCCCTAAGTATTGATTAAGTCCTTTATCGTAGGTACCAAGCCAAATCGTGCCTGTTTGATCATGCAGTAGCGATTGAATACGATTTGATGAAATTGAGTTGGGTTCTGAATCACTGTGGATAAAATTTTCAAAACGACCCGTTTTGGGATTATATAAATTTGCGCCCCCACCCCATGTACCTATCCAAATATTGCCTTGCTGATCGAGCATTAAATTACCGGCATCGTTGTGTGATAAACCGTTCTCACTCATTTTATCAAATTCAAATAACACGACTTTTCGACCATCAAATCGCATCACGCCATTTTCAGCGGTACCAAACCACAAAAAGCCTTGTGTGTCTTGAATAATGGAATAAATTTCAGAGGAAACAAAACCGTCTTCTGCAGTTAATTTTTTAACAGAATATTCGTTAATCAGTGAGGAAGTTTGGCCACTCGAAAAGGCATTATTTGCAACGAACGCAAATAATGTAAAAGTCAGCCAGTAGATTATTAACCTGATGGTTTTTCCCATTTAAATATCGAATATATTCAGTTCCTTATATCAATAATAGTCGCTAAATATTAATCTTGTAGGTCATGAACATGTTAATTTAAAAATTATTGAATTAATTCTGCGTAAAATATAAAAAGGCAGCGGTAGCTGCCTTTTTATAATGAAATAACTAATTCTAACCACCAACTTGAATTTTAATTTGCGGCAACTTAACACCAGGTACTATCGTATTCGCTGTTTTCAAATTTCCATTGGATAAATACTCTAGGTTGATTGGCTCGCCAACTTCAAATTGCAATAAATCATTAGGTTTTTTTGCACTTGCAACTGCAACACCATTAACGCTTGTAATAACATCGCCGCGTTTCAAACCAAGGTCAGCCCCCATACCCAGTTTAGAAATTGACACTACTTCAAAACCAGCTGCTTTTTTACTGGGTTTAACTAGCATGCCTAAATCGGCATAGCTTTTTGCTGGTATGGTACGGGTTAAACCTAAAGATGACACACCGTTGTTATGTGCTTCAATTAATTGAACTGCAATTAACGTATCTATAACCTCTTCTTTCAGTTGTTTAGTAACTAGTTGTGAAGCCACAAAATGATTGGACTCTGCCGCCACAAATTGACTTGAACAGGCAAACAGCGCTAATAAAAAAACCTTTTTAGTAAATAACTTCATGTTTATCCTCACTTAATCCGTTCACTATTTGCTAATTACAATCCATTGGTTCAGTTTTCCACACGAGTGGAAACCAAGTATCTCGTGTTCGTAAATGGCTGCTTTGGAGCGCTAATTTGCCAACAATAAAATAACGTGTATTAGGCTCAAGCTTCATGGTCATCGGAATATCCTCTTCATTACCATTCCACAGATCATTATTAAGGCGAAAAGCAATCTGTTGCTGCTCAGCACTGTTGAAAGTTCGTCTGCGGATATTTTTATTGATTCCTGAACTTCGAACAGGCGTACCATTTATTTTGGCAAAGTCTAATGCCTGTAAGGTGCCTAACCCTTTAGGCACTTTTGTAATGTCTAGCACAACAGCGCTACACCCAGCGCTTTCAGTATGTGATTGATTCTCAAATATTTCATCGCCAACACTAATTGTGATACTGGGTATTGAGATTGCAGGTAACACCAAAGACACTTTACGCGCTTCCCCATTACTCAATAATGTTAAAGAAAGCGATTTTTCAGGTGTGATATCCCAAAGTGTATTGATATCGTCAAATTGACTTGAGTGGGTAAATATCTCTGCTGAGCGTTTCCGGTTTTTTGGCTGAATATTCCACAGTGACGTAAAGTCCCACTCTTCTTTAAGGCGCTGAATTGAAACACGATTGATATGCGTAATAATATCGCCAACCTGCAAGGCTTGCTCTGCTGCTACACTGCCTTCAATTACCTTAAGCACTTTAAAGCCAGTTGGCTCACTCATAAAATCAAGTTCAACCCCTAAATCCGCGTAACGTTTGGCAGGAATTGTGAAACTATAATTGGCATTGTCTAATGCATCGGATTTAACACTTTTTGCTAAAGACAAAAACGTCGCAGAAATATCATTTTCAAGCTGAGTTAACAGTTGTTCTGATTGTTCAGTAAGCGAATAAGTATTTGAACTTGCAAACGCATTTTGTTGCCATGCCATTGCTGCCATACTTAATAATAAATATCCGTACTTTTTCATTTTAACGCCTTCCTTATATCTGATTATTTACAGAAAACTGTTCAATTTCTTTCAGCAATGCTTGCCTTGTTTGCCATAACTGGAGAATTTGCTGCTCACTTTGATTTTCAAGATATGCCTGCTGCAATTTGTTATCGAGCTGGTTAATAAGGTAATCAATTTTTGCTAGCTGAATATCGTATGCAGTTTCACTTGAACGCATATTTTCGAGCTGCAAATATAATTGTTCGTTTTGGGCAATAACGTTTTCTAATTCAAATTGCGTTTTACTCAGCGAACTATGAAGTACATATTGATAACCTGCTAACACCATAAAACCTAGGCATGCTGCAACGCGAGCGCCTATCTTCCAATTTAAAAATATTGGGGATTTAGCGTCTTCAACTACTTCATTTTGTTTCAACGTTTTCTGTATTCTTTGCCAACTTAATTCAGACGGTGCAAGCTCAGGTAAAGCATTCAACTGTGCATTCACTTTTTGTAAGTTGTCTAAGCGGGATTGGCATTCTGTACATTGTTGTAAATGGGCCAATTGCCCCTCGCTGGGTGCTAATAATGCGAGATCATTTAAGTGCATAATGTCTCTCCTGTGACTTAATTTCATTATGAATAGTGCGAAAGGCTCTTAATAAGGTCATTTTCGAAAAGCTCTCAGTTTTACCCAACATTTCTGCTATTTCGTTGTGGGTATATCCTTCTACTTGATGCAGTATCAACACGGTTCTTGCAAGTTCACTTAACAAACTGAGGTAATACTCAATTTCGTTGGTATTAATTACCCACTCACAATTAAAAATACTGTTTTCAAAACCGGTATCTAAATCGTCTTCAAGATCCATTACTTGATTAAATTTTGATTTATTAAAGTTAATCGCCTCATTTACGACAATTTTTCTTATCCAACCGGCAAAATTGCCAGCAAACGCATAATTCGCAATGTTTTTAAACACTTTAATAAAGGCTTCTTGCGTAATATCTTCAGCGCTAATGCGGTTGTAACAAATGCGAAATGCCAAGGTGTAAGTTGCATTACAGTAAGTGCGATAAATTTGTTCCATAGCAAATTGATCACCCGCTTGCGCTTGCTTAATCACTTCCATTTGTAGTTGCGTATTGAATCCAGTCATTTTTCTTTTTATTTATGAGTGCTATCTATAAAGACAAAACAAAGATGTAAAACGTCACAGATTTTTTAATTTAACATTAAATAAAAAGTGAAGTGGGATAATTTGTGAAAACTTAATTTAAAAAAGCAAATAACAACAAGTAGTTACTAAAACTTCGATTGCGGCAATTGAAGGCAATAAAAAAGGCAGCCTAAGCTGCCTTTTTACTCATTTTGAAAATTTATTTTGCCCAAACAGCTGCAACACCTGGCTCTTCGCCTTTAGTCCACCATTTAGCTGTGTATGTTTCGTTGTTGTGAGTTACCTTGTCACCTGCG
This genomic window contains:
- a CDS encoding hybrid sensor histidine kinase/response regulator; this translates as MGKTIRLIIYWLTFTLFAFVANNAFSSGQTSSLINEYSVKKLTAEDGFVSSEIYSIIQDTQGFLWFGTAENGVMRFDGRKVVLFEFDKMSENGLSHNDAGNLMLDQQGNIWIGTWGGGANLYNPKTGRFENFIHSDSEPNSISSNRIQSLLHDQTGTIWLGTYDKGLNQYLGNNQFESIIKTDGGDTSLSHNRIWDIADADDAHLWVATSYGLNRFNKNTKAFSHFYPDPANKTPTDANEIRSILISKKNTFYVATQQGPFIFEANTGIFTPILSAEKQPLGQVNSMIEDREGYIWFVTASGIYRYDNSIESLEKLNLGYSNGFRIIFEDSYGVIWITNEVHGIFKLTPQRKFKSINSPKLASPNGFLVDENGDIVIASSSSALFKWHVRAQMLESLFEPIFTKENGLINSGAVEKPILLKQDPETLWLAQDQGLAKINLVSKQVEIIHYPKTAENYQEFRELRSLAFDNKGNLWIGTYKNGVYLYNTKTQTFEHLNNQHGLSHPEVLKLFYDNEHNMWVGTGAGISLWLPKEQRFRVFKMEDNDDTSLLGSIVQDIYQAKNGDIWIATQKGLNRYLPHTQQFEHFSELNGLPTSLIRAVVDDENGNLWLTTNKGISKLNPHTGEVTNYDGREGILGSNYYANSLVVGANDTLFTSSQRGVEYFNTDLEDKQTKSPNIVLTGFSKMGERQKLATPYSYVTDIDLSYQDYFVSFEFSVLDFSAPNKNQYAYKLEGYDDNWIELGNSNSAAFTNLDGGDYTLRVRATNSSGKWNENELSINLHVSPSPFKSWWAYTTYSIIILALIFLVIYLRTRLQQNEITRQKQFVTALEEQVAEKTASLAQQANELKEALQKAEAATKLKSEFLANMSHEIRTPMNGVLGMLQLLKDSELTTEQTHRVDIASSSAKSLLTLINDILDFSKIEADRLELEYIDFDLQDVIEKLAEAAALDAEQKNVDIILDLNGLYLTHVNSDPGRIRQILTNILSNAVKFTDAGQVLIRAQLEKSTRSDFLQFSCEIIDTGIGISKDKQASLFDAFSQGDASTTRKYGGTGLGLSITRRLCNLLHGDVVVSSELGKGSCFTITCLVKKVNVPVTPKDVAKFSSLKILLADSNVDNCEVLKAQLMRLSAKVDVCQNINQITNKFNAPTLELEIFIIDRALFNGLDEHTKQHLKRLQTKVVLLVPFSETLEHQDYQQLGINLHLFKPVTPTRLHAAITSLMRTQKQLPEENKQSQEPDKNELSQQHFSGTHILLVEDNPVNQIVALNVLKGLGVSADVASNGHDALTSLQAMTDKNLYAVIIMDCQMPEMDGYETSSRIKAGEAGELAKHIPIIAMTANAMQGDKQKCLEAGMDDYMTKPIEKDVVYSKLKRWLT
- a CDS encoding PDZ domain-containing protein, which codes for MKLFTKKVFLLALFACSSQFVAAESNHFVASQLVTKQLKEEVIDTLIAVQLIEAHNNGVSSLGLTRTIPAKSYADLGMLVKPSKKAAGFEVVSISKLGMGADLGLKRGDVITSVNGVAVASAKKPNDLLQFEVGEPINLEYLSNGNLKTANTIVPGVKLPQIKIQVGG
- a CDS encoding PDZ domain-containing protein is translated as MKKYGYLLLSMAAMAWQQNAFASSNTYSLTEQSEQLLTQLENDISATFLSLAKSVKSDALDNANYSFTIPAKRYADLGVELDFMSEPTGFKVLKVIEGSVAAEQALQVGDIITHINRVSIQRLKEEWDFTSLWNIQPKNRKRSAEIFTHSSQFDDINTLWDITPEKSLSLTLLSNGEARKVSLVLPAISIPSITISVGDEIFENQSHTESAGCSAVVLDITKVPKGLGTLQALDFAKINGTPVRSSGINKNIRRRTFNSAEQQQIAFRLNNDLWNGNEEDIPMTMKLEPNTRYFIVGKLALQSSHLRTRDTWFPLVWKTEPMDCN
- a CDS encoding cupin domain-containing protein; protein product: MHLNDLALLAPSEGQLAHLQQCTECQSRLDNLQKVNAQLNALPELAPSELSWQRIQKTLKQNEVVEDAKSPIFLNWKIGARVAACLGFMVLAGYQYVLHSSLSKTQFELENVIAQNEQLYLQLENMRSSETAYDIQLAKIDYLINQLDNKLQQAYLENQSEQQILQLWQTRQALLKEIEQFSVNNQI
- a CDS encoding RNA polymerase sigma factor, which produces MTGFNTQLQMEVIKQAQAGDQFAMEQIYRTYCNATYTLAFRICYNRISAEDITQEAFIKVFKNIANYAFAGNFAGWIRKIVVNEAINFNKSKFNQVMDLEDDLDTGFENSIFNCEWVINTNEIEYYLSLLSELARTVLILHQVEGYTHNEIAEMLGKTESFSKMTLLRAFRTIHNEIKSQERHYALK